A part of Babylonia areolata isolate BAREFJ2019XMU chromosome 6, ASM4173473v1, whole genome shotgun sequence genomic DNA contains:
- the LOC143283343 gene encoding NADH dehydrogenase [ubiquinone] 1 beta subcomplex subunit 4-like, with translation MGSKQPWDPWKMYDVAPNELRAIRERTKMRDAMKTEWLKKVTDPHRGAHDGGHIFDPAVQRFMSMRATSFDHFRVTPRTTWLGFLFVVLPVGLMSYFTIKDQEKREAQFRAGEVKYKDRTWYFMY, from the exons ATGGGATCGAAACAGCCATGGGACCCGTGGAAAATGTACGATGTTGCGCCAAACGAATTGCGTGCTATCAGGGAACGAACAAAAATGAGAGACGCAATGAAAACTGAGTGGCTGAAAAAAGTTACAGACCCTCACCGTGGCGCTCATGATGGCGGTCACATT TTTGACCCGGCAGTCCAGCGGTTCATGTCGATGCGAGCCACCAGCTTCGACCACTTCCGAGTGACTCCCCGGACCACCTGGCTGGGCTTCCTCTTCGTGGTGCTGCCTGTGGGCCTGATGAGCTACTTCACCATTAAGGATCAG GAAAAACGAGAAGCACAGTTTCGGGCCGGTGAAGTGAAATACAAGGACCGCACATGGTACTTCATGTATTGA